CATCCTGCTGGGCATCACCGTGGACAACATCCCCACCCTCTACGCCTGGACGAACCAGATGGGCCAGCTGTGGTTCCCCGTGCTCTCCGACTTCTACCCCCACGGCAAGGTTGCCGAGACCTACGGGGTGCTCCGCAGCGACGGCACCACCGAGCGGGCCCTGTTCGTCATCGACAAGAAGGGAGTCATCCGCTACATCGACGTCCACGACATCAACAAGCGCCCGCCACTGGAGGCGCTCATCCGGGAGCTGGGGAAACTGAAATGAGGGGCGACCGGTGATTGGCGCACCGATGAAGGGGCCGTAATGATCAGGAGGAAGGATTGACCGGAAGCGGGTGCGCTACCGGGGCGGGGGTTTGGCAATCCTTCCGGACGGGTCTCAGCGTTCCACGTCCCTGTCCCACCCCAAGGCTTTCGACTTTTTCTGCAGAAAATTTTTGAGGTCCTTCTCGAACTGCTCGTATTGTTCCAGCAGCTCCCGGGCCTCCGCCGTCAGGCGGAGGCCTTTCTTTGCACCGTCGTTTTCCACGAGTTTGATGCCGAGACGCTCTTCTGACGCTTTGAGTCTCCCCCAGGCAGCGCGGTAGGACATCTTCAATTCCTTTGCCGCCGCCTGCAGGCT
Above is a window of Candidatus Cloacimonadota bacterium DNA encoding:
- a CDS encoding LysR family transcriptional regulator, giving the protein MKIRYKIWLEQDGKVIFGKGRDELFRAIQECRSLQAAAKELKMSYRAAWGRLKASEERLGIKLVENDGAKKGLRLTAEARELLEQYEQFEKDLKNFLQKKSKALGWDRDVER